A single region of the Garra rufa chromosome 20, GarRuf1.0, whole genome shotgun sequence genome encodes:
- the LOC141293474 gene encoding uncharacterized protein — protein sequence MPWAKGILLFTMAVTMLSSSLKADPDAFSEMGATSGVVSERSIRFGKLLIGGQGAASDGEIKTSDLMSTESDEYQSNEEAPFRLAKAKLRRLGPSVHCSNDSMTLRIPGPRTPHFMVDRGEESPVPLSKMPASCGFSLNRQRRDVSLVAPYLGCHVRQQGGSFILPLIIMGAPVQMSCPMSPRHPTVSCFSSGMIISFDVRADDVKIKVDGSWQPLLLTYSMCSFTLDTAGGSLAVTAPFAGSCWEITDTERQLPLMYGDREVTLSCPLTPPTTIAPHDPTVPDSIKDPFGMQQSFYPFPIKSPWWPYPHVQPPTTTTAPLPQDPVQHPMYPMPGFNPYHFYPKHAPPQPHPWYPMFPYMYGFKSPAEVTTAATTTPPTTAAPLDQYAQYPMFPMFYGHQPIGSYGPPAVQHPQYPQLPQHPQYPQLPQHPQYPQLPQHPQYPQLPQHPQHPQYPQLPQHPPHPQYPQYPQLPQHPQYPQLPQYPVFGPRSSK from the exons ATGCCTTGGGCAAAGGGCATCTTACTTTTCACAATGGCTGTGACAATGCTGAGCTCTTCTTTAAAAGCTGATCCTGATGCCTTTTCTGAAATGGGTGCTACTTCTGGAGTCGTTTCTGAACGCTCAATCCGTTTTGGCAAACTGTTAATTGGTGGTCAAGGTGCAGCTTCAGATGGTGAAATAAAAACATCTGACCTGATGTCAACAGAGTCTGATGAGTATCAGTCAAATGAGGAAG CACCATTTCGGCTTGCTAAAGCTAAGCTGCGACGTCTTGGTCCCTCTGTCCACTGTAGCAATGATTCAATGACCTTGCGCATTCCAGGACCAAGAACTCCGCACTTCATGGTTGATCGAG GAGAGGAGTCACCAGTCCCTTTGTCTAAGATGCCAGCCAGCTGTGGTTTCTCATTAAACCGGCAACGTAGGGATGTCTCTCTTGTTGCTCCATATCTGGGATGTCATGTCAGACAACAG GGTGGAAGTTTTATTCTGCCGCTTATTATAATGGGAGCTCCGGTGCAAATGTCTTGCCCCATGAGTCCTCGCCACCCTACAGTGTCCTGCTTCTCCTCTGGCATGATCATCTCATTTGACGTCAGAGCAGATGATGTTAAAATTAAAG TGGATGGATCATGGCAGCCTCTGCTTCTAACATACTCTATGTGCTCGTTCACATTGGACACTGCTGGTGGTTCACTGGCTGTCACTGCGCCATTCGCAGGAAGCTGTTGGGAAATTACG GATACTGAAAGGCAACTCCCTTTGATGTATGGTGACCGGGAAGTGACTCTTTCCTGTCCTCTGACACCACCAACAACCATTGCTCCACATGACCCAACTGTACCTGACTCCATTAAAGACCCATTCGGCATGCAACAAAGTTTTTACCCTTTCCCAATCAAAAGTCCCTGGTGGCCATATCCTCATGTACAGCCTCCTACTACAACAACTGCTCCGCTGCCTCAAGATCCTGTGCAACATCCCATGTATCCCATGCCAGGGTTTAACCCTTATCACTTTTACCCTAAACATGCTCCACCACAACCTCATCCTTGGTACCCAATGTTTCCCTATATGTACGGTTTCAAGAGCCCAGCTGAAGTGACCACTGCTGCCACAACTACACCTCCCACCACTGCTGCCCCGTTGGATCAGTATGCACAATATCCCATGTTCCCAATGTTCTATGGCCATCAACCAATCGGGTCTTATGGACCTCCAGCTGTTCAGCATCCTCAGTATCCTCAGCTTCCTCAGCATCCTCAGTATCCTCAGCTTCCTCAGCATCCTCAGTATCCTCAGCTTCCTCAGCATCCTCAGTATCCTCAGCTTCCTCAGCATCCTCAGCATCCTCAGTATCCTCAGCTTCCTCAGCATCCTCCGCATCCTCAGTATCCTCAGTATCCTCAGCTTCCTCAGCATCCTCAGTATCCTCAGCTTCCTCAGTATCCTGTCTTTGGTCCCCGTAGCTCTAAATGA
- the LOC141293475 gene encoding uncharacterized protein — protein MAVTMLTTSLTAEPGAFSEMGATSGVVSERSIRFGKLLIGGQGAASDGEIKTSDLMSTESEYQSNVEAPSWVAKAKLRRLGPSVHCSNDSMTLRIPGPRTPQFMVDRGEESPVPLSKMPASCGFSLNRQRRDVSLVAPYRGCHVRQQGGSFILPLIIMGAPVQISCPMSPRLPKVSCFPSGMIISFDVRADDVKIKVDGSWQPLLLTYSMCSFTLDTAGGSLVVTAPFTGSCWEMTDNERHLPLMYRDREVTLFCPLTPPTIAPHDPTVPDTVKDPLDMQQMFYPFPIKSPWWPYPHVLPPTVPPSTTTTPPPQDPVQHPMYPMPMFNPYHFYPKHAPPQPHHPWYPMFPPYMYGFKSPAEVTTAATTTPPTTAAPLDQYAQYPMFPMFYGHQPIKSYRSPAVQYPFMPPYPKDPQYPQDTVFGPRSSK, from the exons ATGGCTGTGACAATGCTGACCACTTCTTTAACAGCTGAACCTGGGGCCTTTTCTGAAATGGGTGCTACTTCTGGAGTAGTTTCTGAACGCTCAATCCGTTTTGGCAAACTGTTAATTGGTGGTCAAGGTGCAGCTTCAGATGGTGAAATAAAAACATCTGACCTGATGTCAACAGAGTCTGAGTATCAGTCAAATGTTGAAG CACCATCTTGGGTTGCTAAAGCTAAGCTGCGACGTCTTGGTCCCTCTGTGCACTGTAGCAATGATTCAATGACCTTGCGCATTCCAGGACCAAGAACCCCGCAATTTATGGTTGATCGAG GAGAGGAGTCGCCAGTCCCTTTGTCTAAGATGCCAGCCAGCTGTGGTTTCTCATTAAATCGGCAACGTAGGGATGTCTCTCTTGTTGCTCCGTATCGGGGATGTCATGTCAGACAACAG GGTGGAAGTTTTATTCTGCCGCTTATTATAATGGGAGCTCCAGTGCAAATATCTTGCCCCATGAGTCCTCGCCTCCCTAAAGTGTCCTGCTTCCCCTCTGGCATGATCATCTCATTTGACGTCAGAGCAGATGATGTTAAAATTAAAG TGGATGGATCGTGGCAGCCTCTGCTTCTAACATACTCTATGTGCTCGTTCACATTGGACACTGCTGGTGGTTCACTGGTTGTCACTGCACCATTCACAGGAAGCTGTTGGGAAATGACG GATAATGAAAGGCACCTCCCTTTGATGTACAGAGACCGAGAAGTGACTCTTTTCTGTCCTCTGACGCCGCCAACCATTGCTCCACATGACCCAACTGTACCTGACACAGTCAAAGACCCACTTGACATGCAACAAATGTTTTACCCTTTCCCAATCAAAAGTCCCTGGTGGCCATATCCTCATGTACTTCCTCCAACAGTGCCGCCTAGTACAACGACGACCCCACCGCCTCAAGATCCTGTGCAACATCCCATGTATCCCATGCCAATGTTTAACCCTTATCACTTTTACCCTAAACATGCCCCACCACAACCTCATCATCCTTGGTACCCAATGTTTCCTCCCTATATGTACGGCTTCAAGAGCCCAGCTGAAGTGACCACTGCTGCCACAACTACACCTCCCACCACTGCTGCCCCGTTGGATCAGTATGCACAATATCCCATGTTCCCAATGTTCTATGGCCATCAACCCATCAAGTCTTATCGATCTCCAGCTGTTCAGTACCCTTTCATGCCTCCATATCCTAAGGATCCTCAATATCCTCAGGATACTGTCTTTGGTCCCCGTAGCTCTAAATGA